The following coding sequences are from one Mesotoga sp. UBA6090 window:
- a CDS encoding SagB/ThcOx family dehydrogenase, translated as MITRKEGRAFLSNKIWEEAERESRKTDQMEGKPQPPLEKSTEGFDLMKLPDPNSTDLLMKDFREIIFSRESRRVYSDEKISLEALSFLLWSSQGVKGVLKNNYATLRTVPSAGARHPFETYIFVRLVKGLKKGLYRYVALSHSLILLKEGDFANEVAIAALGQKFVGHCAVTFVWSVIPYRTEWRYDLTSYKPILLDAGHVCQNLYLACEALNLGTCAIAAYDQTKIDKLIGLDGNEEFAIYMAPVGKPKRY; from the coding sequence ATGATTACTAGAAAGGAAGGAAGGGCCTTCTTGAGCAACAAGATCTGGGAAGAAGCTGAAAGGGAGTCACGCAAGACAGATCAGATGGAGGGGAAGCCTCAGCCTCCATTGGAAAAAAGCACAGAGGGATTTGATCTCATGAAGCTCCCCGATCCCAACTCCACTGATCTACTTATGAAGGATTTTAGAGAGATTATCTTCTCGAGGGAGAGCAGGAGGGTTTACTCGGATGAGAAGATATCCCTTGAAGCGCTTTCATTTCTTCTTTGGTCTTCGCAGGGAGTAAAAGGAGTACTAAAGAACAACTACGCGACGCTGAGAACTGTTCCATCTGCAGGCGCGCGACATCCGTTTGAAACATACATCTTCGTTAGATTGGTAAAAGGATTGAAGAAGGGTTTGTATCGTTACGTGGCTCTTTCACATTCTCTGATTCTTCTGAAGGAAGGAGACTTCGCCAACGAAGTCGCCATTGCCGCTCTAGGTCAGAAGTTTGTTGGCCATTGCGCAGTCACGTTCGTTTGGTCCGTTATCCCGTACAGAACGGAATGGAGATACGATCTGACTTCTTATAAACCGATTCTCCTGGACGCGGGCCACGTGTGCCAAAATCTTTATTTGGCTTGTGAGGCTCTTAATCTTGGCACCTGTGCCATCGCTGCCTATGACCAGACCAAAATCGACAAATTGATTGGTCTTGACGGCAATGAGGAGTTCGCTATCTATATGGCTCCTGTCGGAAAACCAAAGAGGTATTGA